The Peromyscus maniculatus bairdii isolate BWxNUB_F1_BW_parent chromosome 6, HU_Pman_BW_mat_3.1, whole genome shotgun sequence genome has a segment encoding these proteins:
- the Cxxc4 gene encoding CXXC-type zinc finger protein 4: MNTNVCVEPGPSPEAPGLPKESHLPEGALNSLVDYNSEMERYRSFATSFYKTNGGAFPQAAKIARITTPIFPSSAAAAAAAARIGMSPWNCDNAATAAATAMLWGSGGGGGGGGGGGGGGGAGRKSSSAAASSSASSSAILPAAGGGGGGGGGGGGGGGGGGGGRTSMHHRNDSQRLGKAGCPPEPSLQMANTNFLSTLSPEHCRPLAGECMNKLKCGAAEAEIMNLPERVGTFSAIPALGGISLPPGVIVMTALHSPAAASAAVTDSAFQIANLADCPQNHSSSSSSSSGGAGGANPAKKKRKRCGVCVPCKRLINCGVCSSCRNRKTGHQICKFRKCEELKKKPGTSLERTPVPSAEAFRWFF; the protein is encoded by the coding sequence ATGAACACCAATGTCTGCGTGGAGCCCGGGCCGAGCCCGGAGGCCCCGGGCTTGCCCAAGGAAAGCCACCTGCCCGAGGGGGCCCTGAACAGCCTTGTGGATTACAACTCGGAGATGGAGCGCTACCGCTCCTTTGCCACCTCCTTCTACAAGACCAACGGGGGCGCCTTCCCGCAGGCAGCCAAGATCGCGCGCATCACCACCCCCATCTTCCCCagcagcgccgccgccgccgcggccgccgcacGCATCGGCATGTCCCCGTGGAACTGCGACAACgcggccaccgccgccgccaccgcgaTGCTCTGGGGcagcgggggcggcggcgggggcggcgggggcgggggtgggggcggcgGGGCCGGCAGGAAATCCTCCTcggccgccgcctcctcctccgcctcctcctcggCGATCCTCCCCGCcgccggcggtggcggcggcggcggtggtggaggtggcggcggcggcggcggcggcggcggcggcaggacCAGCATGCACCACCGGAACGACTCCCAGCGGCTGGGGAAGGCTGGCTGTCCGCCAGAGCCGTCGTTGCAAATGGCAAATACTAATTTCCTCTCCACCTTATCCCCCGAACACTGCAGACCTTTGGCGGGGGAATGCATGAACAAGCTCAAATGCGGCGCTGCTGAAGCAGAGATAATGAATCTCCCCGAGCGGGTGGGGACTTTTTCCGCTATCCCGGCTTTAGGGGGCATCTCATTACCTCCAGGGGTCATCGTCATGACAGCCCTTCACTCCCCCGCAGCAGCCTCAGCAGCCGTCACAGACAGTGCGTTTCAAATTGCCAATCTGGCAGACTGCCCGCAGaatcattcctcctcctcctcgtcctcctcggGGGGAGCTGGCGGAGCCAACCCCgccaagaagaagaggaaaaggtgtGGGGTCTGCGTGCCCTGCAAGAGGCTCATCAACTGTGGCGTCTGCAGCAGTTGCAGGAACCGCAAAACGGGACACCAGATCTGCAAATTTAGAAAATGTGAAGAGCTAAAGAAAAAACCTGGCACTTCGCTAGAG